A genome region from Polyodon spathula isolate WHYD16114869_AA chromosome 19, ASM1765450v1, whole genome shotgun sequence includes the following:
- the LOC121295058 gene encoding achaete-scute homolog 1b-like, which translates to MDNTIATAQIMQSAYSFGLESRGVVAIQASTQECGGGSMLPSFNSKSKVMKRQRSSSPELLRCKRRLSFNGLGYTIPQQQPVAVARRNERERNRVKLVNMGFQTLRQHVPNGAANKKMSKVETLRSAVEYIRALQQLLDEHDAVSAAFQCGVPSPTISTSYSADPGSPHSIYSSDEGSYEHLSSEEQELLDFTTWFDRY; encoded by the coding sequence ATGGATAACACCATTGCAACTGCACAGATCATGCAAAGTGCATACAGTTTTGGACTTGAGAGCCGTGGTGTTGTTGCCATACAAGCCTCCACACAGGAGTGTGGTGGAGGCTCCATGCTCCCCTCTTTCAATAGCAAGAGCAAGGTGATGAAGAGGCAGCGATCCAGCTCGCCAGAGCTGCTGAGGTGCAAGAGGAGACTAAGCTTTAACGGGCTCGGATACACAATCCCACAGCAGCAACCTGTAGCGGTGGCAAGGCGGAATGAAAGGGAGAGGAATCGAGTGAAGCTGGTAAACATGGGCTTCCAGACCCTCCGCCAACACGTTCCAAACGGGGCTGCCAACAAGAAGATGAGTAAAGTGGAGACACTGAGGTCGGCAGTGGAGTATATCAGAGCCTTGCAGCAGCTTCTGGACGAGCACGATGCGGTGTCAGCGGCTTTCCAGTGCGGGGTACCCTCCCCGACCATATCCACAAGCTACTCCGCAGACCCTGGGTCTCCCCATTCCATCTACTCGTCAGATGAGGGGAGTTACGAGCATCTCAGTTCGGAAGAGCAGGAACTACTAGATTTCACCACTTGGTTTGACAGATACTAA